AGTATACGGCTGGACTATATATCCTAATTCCTCTAAGTCTGACATCTCATTTCGGATTGTTGCGGAGCTAAGATTTAAATCTGTGTATTTAGAAATAGTCCTTGATCCAACCGGCTCACCAGTCTCCAAATATGTCTGAATAATGGCTTTTAGAATTTTTCGTTTTCTTTCATCCAACTCAGTCACCAATTCCATATCCTGCTCCTTTCTTTTTTATTGTTAGCACTCGTTGTGGTGGAGTGCTAACATCTATGTTCTTAAGATAGCACCAGTCGTTTTATTTGTCAAGAGCTTTATAATTATTTTAGAATTTTATATAACACCAAGATTAAAAAATCTTTCTCTCCAAAATATCATTGAAAAGAAAGATTTTTCTTATTATTTTACTCATCTAGTTCTTCCAGACTCTTTTTTAATTCTAACATCTTATCACGCAAGGAAGCTGCCATTTCAAAATTCAAATCTGCGGCTGCCGCCTGCATTTGCTTTTGAACTTTTTTAATCAGATTTTCAAGTTCTTTTCTGCTCATGCTTTCCGGATCTTTTTCCAGTTTTTCTTCTGTTTCTGCCACTGCTTTGGAAATACTGATTAAATCTCTAACAGCTTTTTTAATTGTCTTTGGAGTAATTCCATGCTCTTCATTATATTTCTGCTGCAGTGCTCTCCTCCTCATAGTTTCATCTATGGCAATTCTCATAGAATCTGTTATGACATCAGCATACATAATAACTCTACCATCCGCATTTCGGGCAGCACGCCCTATGGTCTGAATAAGAGATACTTCTGAGCGCAAAAAGCCTTCTTTATCCGCATCTAAAATGGCAACTAAGGTAATTTCCGGAATATCAAGTCCTTCTCTTAATAGGTTAATTCCTACCAACACATCAAAAACATCTAAACGCATATCCCTGATAATCTGTGTTCGTTCCAAGGTATCAATATCTGAATGAAGATACCTAACACGTATACCCAGTTCTTTCATATATTCTGTCAAATCCTCTGCCATACGTTTCGTAAGTGTCGTAATAAGAATTTTATTTTTCTTCTTAATTTCTTTATTAACTTCTGAAATTAAATCATCAATCTGACCTTCCACAGGACGCACTTCTACTTCTGGATCTAAGAGTCCTGTAGGACGAATAATCTGTTCTGCCCGCAAAAGTTCATGATTTTCTTCATATTCTCCAGGTGTAGCAGACACAAATAAAATCTGGTCAATTTTATCTTCAAATTCTTCAAAATTTAAAGGGCGGTTATCCTTTGCGGAAGGAAGTCGAAATCCATAATCAACTAAAGTTTGTTTTCTGGACTGATCTCCCGCATACATCCCTCTTATTTGTGGAATGGTTTTATGAGATTCATCTATAATAATAAGGAAATCATCTCCGAAATAATCAATTAGCGTATATGGAGGCTGTCCTGGCTTTAATCCAGATAAATGTCTGGAATAATTTTCTACTCCCGAACAAAAACCTGTTTCCTTGAGCATTTCGATATCAAAGTTTGTTCTCTCTGAAATTCGCTGTGCCTCCAAAAGCTTATCTTCACCCTTAAAATAATCCACACGCTCTTTTAATTCTTCTTCTATTGCAACGGCAGCTTTCCGTATTTTTTCAATCGGCACTACATAATGAGATGCAGGAAAAATAGCAATATGATTTAATGCACTTTTAATTTCTCCTGTCAAAATATCAACTTCTGTAATACGATCAATTTCATCTCCAAAAAACTCCACTCGTACTGCTGTTTCTGAATAATCTGCCGGAAAGATTTCTAAAACATCTCCTCTAACCCGGAAAGTTCCTCGATGAAAATCCATTTCATTGCGATCGTATTGAATATCTATCAACTCTCGAATAACTTCATCCCTATCCTTTTCCATTCCGGGACGTAGGGAAATAATCATGTTTTGATAATCGTCAGGACTCCCAATTCCATATATGCAGGACACACTGGAAACAATAATTACGTCTTTTCGTTCACTAAGAGAAGATGTAGCTGAAAGACGAAGCTTGTCTATCTCATCGTTGACAGATGAATCCTTTGCAATATAGGTGTCAGAGGACGGAACATAGGCTTCCGGTTGGTAATAGTCGTAGTAGGAGACAAAATATTCTACTGCGTTATCGGGAAACATCTCCTTGAACTCTCCATATAACTGAGCCGCTAACGTCTTATTATGAGCGATGACAAGTGTCGGCTTCTGTAATTGCTGAATCACATTTGCCATCGTAAAAGTTTTTCCAGAACCCGTAACCCCTAGTAAAGTCTGGCATTGATTACCTTCCTTGAACCCTTTCACAAGCTCTGCAATTGCCTGTGGCTGGTCTCCGGTCGGCTTATATGGGGCTTTTAATTTGAACTCATTCATGGTAAATCCCTCCATTTGTGACTTTTACTATGATCATTATCAGCCAAAAATTCGTATCCAGATTCATAACGAAAAGCTTATTTTATGATGAATAGATGTGTTTCTCACCTCGTTACGAATAAAAGTCACAAAACTGATTTTTGCGGATAAAACAGCACTCGGAAATACCTGATGATACCAGGCTCCGATTCTGTCATATTTTTACTGTTTGTTCTTGTAACAGTCCCTATTATATCAGACATTTTTTTGAAAGTATATAGATGAAGGCAAGAAAAAAGTACAAATGTTCGATTCTTATTTGTACTTTTCTCTCTTACTACTATTCTATTTTTTATCATGCTGCGTTGAAATATTCCTCCAGGATTAAGTCTATTTCAATCACTTCTGAATAATCATAATACTGATCTTTCCGCTCTTTTGGAATAACTTCTTCAATAAATGGTTCCAATACATCCAGACAGCACAACAGTTCCTGCGTGAATACGGCAATGATTTTAAATTTAACATTACCCAAGTAATTGGACTTACCAACGAAGATGAAGTATCAAAAGAATTCAGACCTTACAAGCAGATGATTGAAAGATTAAATCGTACTTACAAGACTTCTTATAGACCAACAAATGGTTTTGATAACATTGACGGTGCCAACTATGAACTTGCGCTCTGGGTCACTTATTATAACTTTTTGAGACCACATAAACACAATAACTATAAAGTCCTTAATGATATTGAAATGCTTCATGGTGCAAACAATATACCCGGTAAATGGCAGCTTCTCATCTTCCTTAGGCAACAAACCATCTTGAACTTACAGAACGGCGAAGCCGCTAATTGTTCTTAGATTCTGAACCTGAAGGAGCGTTACCAGCCACCGCAAAGCGGTATACCCTTGACAGATAATCAAAAAGAACTGCTACACTGTTGTCAGCGACGGAGAAAATCTAACTGTTTTTGAGTTCTTCGCCGTTGGTAATTGCCTGACAGCAGTTCTTTTTGTGCTGTCAAGGGTGGCGGACGATTTCCACAGCCTTAAATATTTGCAGTTTTCAAGGTTCTTTTGAGCCTTTTGCTTTTGCCATACTGGCGATATCTCCCACTCCATTCAATACCATTGTCGGAAGATAAGCATAAGTTTTGAGTGTATCCTTTGTTGAACATCCAGAGAGAACCAATACAGTAGACATACCACTTTCCATTCCTGAAATCACATCTGTATCCATACGATCCCCAACCATTACAACTTCTGCTGAATGACATCCAAGCATATTCAATCCTGTTCTCATCATCAGTGGATTCGGTTTCCCACAGAAATATGCCTGTGTACCTGTTGCCATTTCAATTGGGGCAATCAATGCACGACAGGCAGGAGCGATTCCGTTCTCGATTGGTCCGGAAACATCCGAGTTTGCTCCAATCAACTTAGCTCCCTTCAGAACTAAATTCGTTGCTTTCGTTAAGGTATCCAATGAATAGGATCGTCCCTCTCCCACAACAACATAATCCGGATTTACATCATTCATTGTAATGCCAACATCATAAAGTGCATTTAAGAGACCTGCTTCTCCTATCACAAATGCTGAACAGCCTGCCGCCTGTTCCTTTAAAAAAGCGGCTGTTGCCAATGCGCTGGTGTAAAAATGTTCTTCTGGCACATCAAGTCCCATCCTTGCCAGTTTCTGATTTAATTCCCGTGGTGTATATCCACTATTATTTGTCAAAAATAAATATTCTTTCTTTTCATCATGCAACCACTGGATGAATTCTGGAACACCTGGCAATATCTGATTGCCATGATAAATCACACCATCCATATCACAGATGAATCCTTTTTTTTCATTAAAATCGATTATGGATTTTCTCATGTTCATATGCGCCCTGCCTTTCTTGTTTCTTTAGAATACACCTTACTCTTTTCATAATAGAATAAAACTCTTTTTTCTACAAATATTTTTATATTATATCATCCACACATGAAATCAAATACATAGCACTGTAAAATCAAAGTAAATATTTCGATCAACAGAACCTTTTATGACAACATCTCTTTCACACAAGTACTTCGATAATCACTTGGTGATATTTTATATCTTTCTTTAAATACTCGGTTAAACGTTCTCTGACTTTCAAATCCACTATCCAGACAAATATTTGTAATAGAATCACTCGTATTTTCCAAACGATGGCATGCATAGTTCAGCCTTGCATCGTTAAGATATTGATTAAAGTTTCTATGGAATGTCTTGGAAAAGAGTCTGGATAAAACATATTTGCTCACGCCCAGATCTTTTGCCATCTCTTCCAACGAAAATTTCTTCTTGAAATTTGCTGATATATAGGAAACTGTCTGGTAAATAAGATCGTTGCTCCCCACACTGCTCTTTTCTACCAAATTTAATTTTCCTATGCAGCGTGCCAACACAATTTGAAGATATGCCTGTGCAACAGTAATATCCGACTGTTCTGTCTCTAAAATTGCATTTATAACCCTATATACCTCCGGTTCAACCTTTTCCGCTTTGATGATTGGGTATTCAGGAGCCATGGATTGCATGATATCTGCAAATTTGGCTATCGTAAATGGCGATGCAATCAGATAAGTCGCTTTATTTACACCGGGTGTCAGTACCTGGTAGTGATGAATAACATCTGGAAATACAAAGCCTATATCTCCTTTTTCCATATGGTATAGTTCCTGTCCGACACCAAGTTCTAATGATCCACTTGTTACACAAACGATCTCCAGTGCATTATGAAGATGTGGTTCAATATGTTTTGACTTCCTATTTATTGCTATAATCTCCTCTTTTGTGTCAACATATTTTAACTGCATGAAATACTCCCCTTTGCAACATTTGTCTATATCTTCTTTCGATTTGGCAAGCAATCCTTTTACACCTATCTTATAATCAACTTGTAAATAAGGAAAGGAGGAATTGCAAATGAGCAACCTAAAAAAATATCTGAATGACCTTTTAGTATTCTACACTGAATATTTTGAGCATCCTTACCATGTATAAATACTAAAAGGACTATTTTGTGAAAACTGAATATTTTCTTAAGGCCATTTCACAAAAATGAAGTGGTCCTTTTTTATTTTCAAAATACAGTTCAATCACTTTATATATAGAAAAAAGCACTGTCTCATCGAGCAATGACCAGACAACGCTTTCTCCTGTCAATTCTAATTTATGTCTGATGCATCTGTTACTTCATCTGCAGCAATTCCTTTTTCTGCTTTCAGTTTTTTATTTGCATCTTCTACATTCATTCTTGAAAGTACAAACATAATCAATACATCAAAGATTAACGGAAGCCAAAGATACATAAACTGCATCATATCAAGTGCAGACTGCGGCTGAGTTGCATTTGTTCCGATATATCCACTGAACTCAAGCAGCCATCCAACAACAGCGGTTCCAATACCTCCACCGATTTTTACGCCAAGAGAAGTACAAGAGTACATCGTTCCGTCAATTCTCTTTCCCTGTGTAAGATAAGTATATTCAGAGCAGGATGCGATAACTGCATTCATATCTCCCTGCCATGGTCCCTGACCTAAGGCTGCAAGAGCTGTAAATGCCATCATCAGCGGAACACTGCCCATATATCCTGCAACAACAACAAGTGCTCTACCGATGACTGCTAAGACATAACCTCTTAAGTTCAGTTTATACATACCTTTCCACTTACCAACTAATGTCGGTGTGAAAATCAGGGCAATGATCAGTGGAATATTTACTGCCCATGCAAATTGTCCAAACAAATTCTTATTTTTCAGTACCCATGTCATGTAATAAATGCCAGCTCCAATCATGGCACCATATAACTGCTGTAAAATATATGTTCCACAAATCATCATGTAATATTTGTTTTTAACAAGAAGCTTGAATGCATGTACCATTCCGTACTTTTCATTATCATCCTTTACTTCTCCTTCGTTAAGTTCTTCCTCAGGAAGTTCCTTAACAGAAAGTGCTGAAATCGTATTTACGACAAGACCAATGATTGCATAGATAATAGCAACCGTTCTCCATGCTGCAGCATCTCCACCACATTTATCTACAAATCCAACTGTAATTGCCTGAATCAGAAGACTTGTTGAAAACGCAAAAATAAAACGGTAAGATCCCATCTGCACACGCTCTTTACTGTTCTTTGTAATCAATGACGTAAGTGCTGAATAAGCAATATTGTTTGCTGTATAAAACACACCATTTAACAGTGTATAAGAAATAAAGAACCATGCATATTTAGCCGTTGTTCCCAAACTCACCGGTACTGCAAAGCAGCCGACCAGCGTAATGGCACAACCAATATATCCGTATAGCATCCAGGGTTTCGCTTTTCCCATTTTACTGTGTGTTTTGTCAATCATTGATCCAAAAAATATATCCGTAAAACCATCAAATAGTTTTGATACGGCAATCAGGGTACCTACGACACCTGCAGCAAGTCCTACTGAGTCCGTCAAATAGACCATCATAAAAGATGTCAGGAACGCATAGACTACATTACCTGCAATATCGCCTGATCCATATCCAATTTTGTTATACCATTTCAAATACTTTTTTTCTTCCATCGAATTTCTTTGCTCCTCATCTTCATCGCACTTATTTTGTCTGATTGCTCTGTATATCCGGACTTTACATAACAATCAGACTCTCTTTCCTTGTTTACGGGTTACATGAAACTTTATTACCCCTTTACATACGGTATCAGTGTAAACTGAAACCGGAATAATACATCATCAAATCGGTACTGCTCCAATACAACTGGACCACAACTATTAGAACCAATGCCATTTAGTGCATAGTCAACACAAAATACTACACTATCTGATTCTGTCAGTTCATAATTATGCGTTTTCTCCTCAAGTTCTTCCTGCGTATAATAAGAAGCATTGAATGAGAAGGCATTTTCCGCAGAGACCACAATTCCATATCGGCTGTTGTTAAGCTCTACATATTCACAATCATAATGGCTTCCATTTTCCTGTGGGCGAATATAATCCTCATGCAAATCATCTACATTTGCCTGATACAAACCGTGGCTCGCAGCCTGATGTTTGTCACAATAGCTTTCCTGTGGTCCCATTCCAAAGTATCTTACAGCTGAAAGTTTTTTATCCAGGAACATCCTCACACCAAATCTTGGCAGGTCCGGAAATTCATCATCTTTTGTTACTGCAATATCTGCATCAATCTTTCCAGCAGCTTCTATTTTCCATGTGATCGTCACATCAAGAATCTTCTGTACTGTCTCTGCCACAACGGATGCATGGCTTGTAATTTTCACACCATGCTTTCCCTGCACGACCTCTGTCGTGTAAGCTCTTGTATAAACTTTATCATAATGGGCTTTCTTCCATTCAGACTTGATGTACATATCATTATCTGTTGGTGCCCTCCAGATATTTAATTCCATCGGGTGGTTCAGATATTCCCGACCTGCAAATTTCATCTCTGTAAAAAGTGCAGTCCGTCGGTCGATTGTATATGCGAATTCACGGCCTTTGATATGAATCTGGGTATCATCTTCACTCACCTGTAATTCAGAATCCACTGCTGTTTTTTGTAGCCATTTCTCAGCAAGTTTACATTTTGCACCGTCTTTGCTTACCTCAATTTCATCAAATCCAAGAATATGGTCTTCATCCAACAGTGGCAATTCCTTTTTCAGATGGTAAATAAATTTTAAATAACATTTTCCACTCTCTGGCACATTGATTTTAAGGTTTATTTTTCCTTCACTGTGTGGTGCTGCTGAAACTTCTGGAAGTTTACCTTTGCTGATTACAAGCCCGTCCTGCGTCAGTTCATAACTGATCTTCACATAATCTTTCAAGTCATCAAAATCCATGTAGTTATGAAGCACCAGTTCTCCGCTTTCTTTGTCATAGGAAATAACCCTTGCCGGGCGATAAACATTCTTGTATTCCAAAAGTCCTGTATGTACCGTTCTGTCCGGATATACTAATCCATCCATACAGAAGTTGCCATCATGAATTTCTTCGCCGTGGTCGCCCCCATAAGCATATATAGTCTTTCCATTCTCAGCAGTTCCATGAGCAATCGCATGGTCACACCATTCCCAGACAAAGCCGCCGCACATTTTATCATTATCCTGAATCATCTGGAAGTAATCTTCAAAATCTCCAGGTCCGTTTCCCATGCTGTGACAGTACTCTACCAAAAGGAAGGGTTTGCTTCCATCTTTATCCAGATATTCCTGAATTTCGGAAAGCGCTGGGTACATCCGACTGTACACATCCAGATTGCTGTAATCATATGTTTCATCATAATTACGATATCTTGCACTCTCATATTGTGTGATACGGTCTGGATCAAAATTCTTTGTCCATTCCAGTGCTTTTTCAAAGTTGCAGCCATAAGCACTCTCATTTCCCATTGACCACATAACAATACAGAAACGGTTTTTGTCACGTTCCACCATGAGTTTTACTCGATCAACGATTGCCTCTTCCCATACCGGATCATCCGCAATCTTCTCATTCCATCGTTTGAACCGATTGTAATCGGTGTCTTCTTTTCTGTAGATCATAAATGGACCATGAGCTTCAATATCTGCTTCATCTATTACCATGAATCCATACTTGTCACACATTTCATAGAAAAATGGTGCGTTCGGATAGTGGCTGGAACGGATCGCATTAAAATTATGCTGCTTCATTAACGTAAGATCGGTTGTAATCTGTTCCGGATTGATTGTAAATCCAGTAACCGGATCAGAATCATGTCGATTGACACCACGGAATTTAATCTTCTGTTCATTTAAATAAATAACCTGGTCTTTAATCTCTATCTTTCTTAATGCAATGTGATCTACAATTACTTCATTCTCTGTTTCAAGAATCAGTTTATATAGATATGGATTTTCTGTATTCCAAAGTTCCGGACTTGCGATTTCTAATACAGCTGTTCCTTCTTCAGCAATACTTCCTAGTGCTACAACTGCTCCGTTTCTATCTTCAATCGAAATTTTTACATTTAACGGAGAGTAGAATTTCATTTCAATTTCTACTTTCGCAAGCATATCCTCAATTCTTGTTTTAATATGATAATCACTGATTGCCTGTTTTGGGCGTTTCAAAATGTACACATCCCGGAAAATACCACTCATACGGAATTTGTCCTGATCTTCCAAATAGGAACCATCACACCACTTCATGACCAGAACCGCTATGCTGTTCTCTCCGTCCCGAAGGAGGTCGGTGATATCAAACTCACTGGTCATATGAGAAACCTGGCTATACCCTACATAAGAGCCATTGATCCATACATAAAAGCAACTGTCTACTCCTTCAAAATTCAAGAAAGCTTTTGGTGCATTTTCATCTTTGTGATAAACAAAGGTATGTGCATATGTTCCACATGGAATATCCTGTGGTACATACGGTGGATCAAATGGGAACGGATACCTGATGTTTGTATACTGATGTGTGTCATATCCTGCCATCTGCCATACACTCGGAACCTGAATCTCATCAAAATTTTCTGTATCATAATCTTTCTCAAAGAAGGGTTCCTGAACATCATAGATACTGTTAAAATACTGGAACTTCCAAGTTCCGTTCAATAACTGCATTCGGTCTGACTCTTCCCTGTGCTCCACCAGGTTATCCATTCTTTTGGATGCCGGAATAAAATAGGCTCTGGCTGGCATTGTATTTTCATGCAGTACGCTTAAATCCTCATAATAACGTGGTACAATCATAAATAACTCTCCTTTAATACATATACATTTTTTTTCACTTTGTTTTTCCACAGCAAACCTTGTCTTTTACTTTTATGTTTACGCTTCTCTGTTTTGCTATATATATCTTATCCTAATCTGCAAAACATGTCTATGAATTGGATTAGACAAAATATGCACTAAATGATACAATAACAAAAAAGGAAAAGAGGTGCTACCATATGTATATGAATACCGGTTATTTAAACCACTCCCATATGGATTTCAAAGACAAAAGTCGCCCGCTGGTTGTAGGAAGTTGCGGTACTTACCGCCTTTCCAGCCATCCAAAGTTACCAACCTACCGTCCAAGGGGACGCCTGGATTATCAGATTATCTATATCACTGCTGGTTGTGGGCATTTTCATTTTGACAATGTGGATAACGAAACGATTGTCCCCGCCGGTAATATTGTACTGTACAGACCGAAGGAACTTCAGAAATATGAATATCATGGAAAAGATAAGACAGAAGTATACTGGATTCATTTTACAGGCAACAATGTAAAAAATATCCTACGGCAATATGGATTCCCGGATAAAGAGCGTGTATTTCAGGTCGGAACCTCTATGGAATACGAACAGATTTTCAAGCGTATTATCATCGAGCTTCAGCGTTGCCAAGATAATTATGAGGAAATGCTTGTCCTTCTGCTCCGTCATCTTCTTATCATCTTTCATCGGGAACTGACCAGGGAACATATCTCGAAAAATGAATACCTGGATCACGAGATGGATAACGCAGTTACCTTTTTCAGTGAAAATTATAACCAGAATATTAGCATAGATGATTATGCTGCCTCACGTGGAATGAGTGTCAGCTGGTTTATCCGAAACTTCAAAAAATACACAGGTTCTACACCAATGCAGTTTATTGTGGGAATCCGAATTAACAATGCCCAGATGTTACTTGAAACAACAACCTATTCCATCAATGAAATTTCTAAAATCGTCGGGTATGATAATCAGCTTTATTTCAGCCGGCTTTTCCACAAGCTGAAAGGATATTCGCCAAGAGAATACCGAAAAATAAGAAATAGGTTATGAAATCTATAATGTCATAAAAACTAAATGTCAAAAAAGGATGCCAACGAATCGTAAGCGCAAAATATTGCTACGCTACCCATGAATCACGCTTGCACCAAAATGATAGATGCAAGCGTTTTGCTCTATGTTTAGTTTTGACAGTTCGCTTTCGCAGTCTCGCTCCATGGAGCAAGCTGTTCCAACTGTTCATCTGACATTTTAGCGTCTGGCCGCTGTGATAAGAGATATGTCAGATATTTGTAGGTATTCAGGTCATTCGCTTTTGCCATCTCAACCATTGTATACACAATAGCGCTAGAGGCCGCTCCCTTCAGATGATGCTGAAGTCCTCCGCCAAAGTCCGGCGTATTTCCGTCACTTGGAATTGGGAACATCTTTTCCAAATGTTTTACAGACGCACCAAGATCATCACTTTCGCATCCAGTAAGTTTAGCTGCTTTCTTTACAAAGGCTTCGACTTTATCACTTCCAATTTCTCTGCCATACTCAAGGCTAAATTCGCCAACCCAGAGAATATCAAGCATTCCACAAAGAATACCACTTGCAACAGCAATCAAATAGTCGAGATTATCAGCTTGACTGGATAACAAATCTATCTGCGCATCCAAATCATAAATAATTCTGTCAAGATCCCAGTCTGGATCCGACATATTACTTTCATATGGAACAAGACTAATATTTATATCATTTTTCAAGATTTCACCTCCCAACCAGAAGTTTTTGAAAGAACACTCTATCAGATTTCATCAGTGTTAATACGATCTCTCCATGTTCCATTTTCTTTACTGCCTGGTAAGAACACTAACTTAATAGTGTCTCCCACATCTAATATTTCTGCCTTTTTCTTAAGTCGCTCAATATCTTGATATACGACAGAGTCAAATGTTCTAATAACAGACAATTCATAAGATTTTCCATAGAAAGAAACGTTAATGCTTCCTACATATGAGAGTGCAAATTTGGTATCATCACTTTCCGAGATGCGTTGCTTTAACTCTTCAGTAAGTGCCATTGAAAAATCTAATTTACTCCACGAACCCGTACATTCTTCTCCGTTAATTAAAGAATACAAATAAGATATTGCTTGGAAATCATCCAACATAATTTCTTCTGGGATAGAAATTGTGTCATTGTAATAATGCTCAATTGCTACAATTTTCTCAAGAAAATCCATTTCAGTTTCAATTTTATCAAAACCACTCCTGTACTTTACATTTCCCAACTTACCAGTTGCCAATTCTTCTCCAAGCAAAAGAACTTTAATCGAAATTGTTTCACCCCGATCTGCTCTGGTTAAGAATCTAAGATATTGTAGTAGTTCTTCATTTGTCGGTTCAACGGTATCAACAGAGTATGTTGTTTTTCCTAATTTCATATTTACTGACATACCTATTCTAAACGGACAGTTTTCTTGTTCCCGATTAGAAATGATAATAGTTCCGTCGTCTAATATTTCTTCTGTTCTGAATAGTATGTAATCAAACATTACGTTACCATCAAGCGATATACTACATGGAAAAGCAGGTGGAAACGGTTTCGGTTGGATAATAAAACTTTCTCCAATAAGCTTTTCCGCTTCATGCTGTATAGGATCATCAATATTGCCCAGCAGCTTTTTGGCGGTAATCACATTTAGTGTTATTGGAAGTTGATGCCTATTTGCATAATCGATTGTGTTGACATCAAATTTTTGAAGATATTTTCCATTCATTTGTATGGTACCAGTGCAAGAAATTCGAGGTGGATATTTTTCCAATGCTTCTTTTGTTAGTGGTTTGCTGTACAACTGACCTTTTTCACCTTTATATTCATAGCGATAATTTGGGAATAAGATATGTGTGCTTCCTATAGCAGCAAAAAAGTTTGATACTGTATCTTCAACCTGTCCGATGTCGCCTTGTCGCATAAGTTGCATATTTTTTTCGATAGACATATTTCCGATATTTTTTGCAGCATTTTTTAATTCCTTGATAACACGTTCTTCA
The DNA window shown above is from Blautia hansenii DSM 20583 and carries:
- a CDS encoding AraC family transcriptional regulator gives rise to the protein MYMNTGYLNHSHMDFKDKSRPLVVGSCGTYRLSSHPKLPTYRPRGRLDYQIIYITAGCGHFHFDNVDNETIVPAGNIVLYRPKELQKYEYHGKDKTEVYWIHFTGNNVKNILRQYGFPDKERVFQVGTSMEYEQIFKRIIIELQRCQDNYEEMLVLLLRHLLIIFHRELTREHISKNEYLDHEMDNAVTFFSENYNQNISIDDYAASRGMSVSWFIRNFKKYTGSTPMQFIVGIRINNAQMLLETTTYSINEISKIVGYDNQLYFSRLFHKLKGYSPREYRKIRNRL